The Burkholderia cepacia genome includes a region encoding these proteins:
- a CDS encoding enoyl-CoA hydratase: protein MAEIQVERAEGVMTITISRPAKKNALTAAMYQAMADALADAQEDKATRVILLRGSDGNFTAGNDLEDFLKAPPKDDTAPVFQFLARISTASKPIVAAVPGLAIGVGVTMLLHCDLVYAADTATFSLPFAQLGLCPEAASSVLLPRLAGHQVAAEKLLLGEAFDALEAHRIGIVNRVLPAAELDAFAAKQAAKLAALPAASLRVTKALLKETGGVSIADRMAEEGQQFGAMLRAPEAREAMTAFFEKRKPDFRSIQ, encoded by the coding sequence GTGGCGGAAATTCAAGTGGAACGCGCCGAAGGCGTGATGACGATCACGATCTCGCGCCCGGCGAAGAAGAACGCGCTGACGGCGGCGATGTACCAGGCGATGGCCGATGCGCTCGCCGACGCGCAGGAAGACAAGGCGACGCGCGTGATCCTGCTGCGCGGCAGCGACGGCAATTTCACCGCGGGGAACGATCTCGAGGATTTCCTGAAGGCGCCGCCGAAGGACGACACCGCTCCGGTGTTCCAGTTCCTTGCACGGATCAGCACCGCGAGCAAGCCGATCGTGGCCGCCGTGCCGGGCCTGGCGATCGGCGTCGGCGTGACGATGCTGCTGCACTGCGATCTGGTCTACGCGGCCGACACCGCGACGTTCTCGCTGCCGTTCGCGCAGCTCGGCCTGTGCCCGGAAGCCGCGTCGAGCGTGCTGCTGCCGCGTCTGGCCGGCCATCAGGTTGCCGCCGAGAAGCTGCTGCTCGGCGAGGCGTTCGACGCGCTGGAAGCGCACCGGATCGGCATCGTCAACCGCGTGCTGCCGGCGGCCGAGCTCGACGCGTTCGCGGCGAAGCAGGCGGCGAAGCTCGCGGCGCTGCCGGCGGCATCGCTGCGCGTGACAAAGGCGCTGCTGAAGGAGACCGGCGGCGTGTCGATCGCCGACCGGATGGCGGAAGAGGGGCAGCAGTTCGGCGCGATGCTGCGCGCGCCTGAAGCGCGCGAGGCGATGACGGCGTTCTTCGAGAAGCGCAAGCCGGATTTCCGTTCCATTCAGTGA
- the clsB gene encoding cardiolipin synthase ClsB: MTAEARKRFAQLRQMFLQERGSASRLAFTSGNTVRLCEGGGAFFRALIERIDAAREQVMLETYIFCDDAAGRPVSDALIRAAQRGVRVRVITDGIGTARLPLFDTWVAAGVEHCIYNRFLFGRFGFSRTHRKLAVIDHAVAFCGGINIVDDYAQGGTTLPFPRWDFAVEMAGPAVSDVRAAFELQWHRIMFGHKPYAQYAAGLHGGEAFPDMFRRWMRSHRWIKAGALRVVTEPSVAFVARDNVVNRRAIEKAYLAAIGQARQRILLANPYFMPGRKLRRALTGAARRGVDVRILIGRKEFAALDTAVPFLYHALLRAGVRVAEYDRTMLHGKVAVIDDNWATVGSSNLDALSLMLNNEANVVLVRYDAVTNELRDAIAAAFADGREIDPARYARRPLGERMLNWLAYTAYRVVMKALTVGDYD, encoded by the coding sequence ATGACGGCGGAAGCCCGCAAGCGCTTCGCGCAATTGCGGCAGATGTTCCTGCAGGAACGCGGTTCCGCGTCGCGGCTCGCCTTCACGTCGGGCAACACCGTGCGGCTGTGCGAGGGCGGCGGCGCATTCTTCCGGGCACTGATCGAGCGGATCGATGCCGCCCGCGAGCAGGTGATGCTCGAAACCTACATCTTCTGCGACGACGCGGCCGGCCGGCCGGTGTCGGACGCGCTGATCCGCGCGGCGCAGCGCGGCGTACGCGTGCGCGTGATCACCGACGGCATCGGCACCGCGCGCCTGCCGTTGTTCGACACGTGGGTGGCGGCCGGCGTCGAGCACTGCATCTACAACCGCTTCCTGTTCGGCCGCTTCGGCTTCTCGCGCACGCACCGCAAGCTCGCGGTGATCGATCACGCGGTCGCGTTCTGCGGCGGCATCAACATCGTCGACGACTACGCGCAGGGCGGCACGACGCTGCCGTTTCCGCGCTGGGATTTCGCGGTCGAGATGGCGGGGCCCGCGGTGTCGGACGTGCGCGCCGCGTTCGAATTGCAGTGGCACCGGATCATGTTCGGCCACAAGCCGTATGCGCAATACGCGGCCGGGCTGCATGGCGGGGAAGCGTTCCCCGACATGTTCCGTCGCTGGATGCGCAGCCATCGCTGGATCAAGGCTGGTGCGCTGCGGGTCGTGACGGAGCCGAGCGTCGCGTTCGTCGCGCGCGACAACGTCGTGAATCGCCGCGCGATCGAGAAGGCGTATCTCGCGGCGATCGGCCAGGCGCGCCAGCGGATCCTGCTGGCCAATCCGTACTTCATGCCGGGGCGCAAGCTGCGCCGTGCGCTGACGGGCGCCGCGCGGCGCGGCGTCGACGTGCGGATCCTGATCGGCCGCAAGGAATTCGCGGCACTCGATACGGCCGTGCCGTTCCTGTATCACGCGCTGCTGCGCGCGGGCGTGCGCGTGGCCGAGTACGACAGGACGATGCTGCACGGCAAGGTGGCCGTGATCGACGACAACTGGGCGACGGTCGGCTCGTCGAATCTGGACGCGCTGAGCCTGATGTTGAACAATGAGGCGAATGTCGTGCTGGTGCGCTACGATGCGGTCACGAACGAACTGCGCGACGCGATCGCGGCCGCGTTCGCCGACGGCCGGGAAATCGACCCGGCGCGCTATGCGCGGCGCCCGCTCGGCGAGCGCATGCTGAACTGGCTTGCCTATACGGCGTACCGCGTCGTGATGAAGGCGCTGACGGTCGGCGACTACGACTAA
- a CDS encoding 3-hydroxyacyl-CoA dehydrogenase/enoyl-CoA hydratase family protein, translated as MSNFLIRKVAVLGAGVMGAQIAAHLINARVPVLLFDLPAKEGPKNAIALKAIENLKKLSPAPFGVKDDAKYLEAANYEDDIAKLAECDVVIEAIAERMDWKHDLYKKVAPHIASHAIFATNTSGLSITKLSEGFSDELKSRFCGVHFFNPPRYMHLVELIPTAHTRPEILDQLETFLTSIVGKGVVRAKDTPNFIANRVGIFSILAVITEAAKFGLRFDEVDDLTGSRLGRAKSATFRTADVVGLDTMAHVIKTMQDNLADDPFFPVYQTPAVLAELVKQGALGQKTGGGFYKKEGKAIKVLDAKTGTYVDSGAKADETVGRILKRPPAERLKLLRETDHPHAQFLWSIFRDVFHYIGVHLESIADNARDVDLAIRWGFGWNEGPFEGWQAAGWKQVAEWVQEDIAAGKALANVPLPSWVLEGAVAEKGGVHTAEGSWAPAAKRFVPRSDLAVYDKQVFRAPLLGEAGADPKTYGKTLFETDAVRAWVDDRAGEDDVVIVSFKSKMNTIGPSVIDGLVQAIELAEKDYKGVVIWQPTSLKLGTPGGPFSAGANLEEAMPAFMMGGAKGIEPFVKKFQEGMLRVKYANVPVVAAVSGIALGGGCELMLHSAKRVVHVESYIGLVEVGVGLVPAGGGLKEAALRAADAATAANATTDILKFVTKSFENAAMAKVSASAHDARAMGYVKPSDTIVFNVFELLDTAKKEARALAATGYRAPLRAKDVPVAGRSAIATIKASLVNMRDGRFISDHDYLIASRIAEAVCGGDVEAGSLVDEQWLLALERRAFVELLGTQKTQERIMGMLQTGKPVRN; from the coding sequence GTGAGCAATTTCCTGATTCGCAAGGTCGCCGTGCTGGGCGCCGGCGTGATGGGCGCGCAGATCGCCGCGCACCTCATCAACGCGCGCGTGCCGGTGCTGCTGTTCGACCTGCCGGCCAAGGAAGGCCCGAAAAACGCGATCGCGCTGAAGGCGATCGAGAACCTGAAGAAGCTGTCGCCTGCACCGTTCGGCGTGAAGGACGACGCGAAATACCTCGAAGCCGCGAACTACGAAGACGACATCGCGAAGCTCGCCGAGTGCGACGTCGTGATCGAAGCGATCGCCGAGCGGATGGACTGGAAGCACGACCTGTACAAGAAGGTCGCGCCGCACATCGCTTCGCACGCGATCTTCGCGACCAACACGTCGGGCCTGTCGATCACGAAGCTGTCCGAAGGTTTCTCGGACGAGCTGAAGTCGCGCTTCTGCGGCGTGCACTTCTTCAACCCGCCGCGCTACATGCACCTCGTCGAGCTGATCCCGACCGCGCATACGCGCCCGGAGATCCTCGACCAGCTCGAAACCTTCCTGACGAGCATCGTCGGCAAGGGCGTCGTGCGCGCGAAGGACACGCCGAACTTCATCGCGAACCGCGTCGGCATCTTCTCGATCCTCGCGGTGATCACCGAGGCCGCGAAGTTCGGCCTGCGCTTCGACGAAGTCGACGACCTGACGGGCAGCCGCCTCGGCCGCGCGAAGTCGGCGACGTTCCGCACCGCGGACGTGGTCGGCCTCGACACGATGGCGCACGTGATCAAGACGATGCAGGACAACCTCGCCGACGATCCGTTCTTTCCGGTCTACCAGACGCCCGCCGTGCTCGCCGAACTGGTGAAGCAGGGCGCGCTCGGCCAGAAGACGGGCGGCGGTTTCTACAAGAAGGAAGGCAAGGCGATCAAGGTGCTCGACGCGAAGACGGGCACCTACGTCGATTCGGGCGCGAAGGCGGACGAAACCGTCGGCCGCATCCTGAAGCGCCCGCCGGCGGAACGCCTGAAGCTGCTGCGCGAGACGGACCATCCGCACGCGCAGTTCCTGTGGTCGATCTTCCGCGACGTGTTCCACTACATCGGCGTGCATCTCGAGTCGATCGCCGACAACGCGCGCGACGTCGACCTCGCGATCCGCTGGGGCTTCGGCTGGAACGAAGGTCCGTTCGAAGGCTGGCAGGCCGCCGGCTGGAAGCAGGTTGCCGAATGGGTGCAGGAAGACATCGCGGCCGGCAAGGCGCTCGCGAACGTACCGCTGCCGTCGTGGGTGCTCGAAGGAGCGGTTGCCGAGAAGGGCGGCGTGCACACGGCCGAAGGCTCGTGGGCGCCGGCTGCGAAGCGCTTCGTGCCGCGCTCGGACCTGGCCGTCTACGACAAGCAGGTGTTCCGTGCGCCGCTGCTCGGCGAAGCGGGCGCCGATCCGAAGACGTACGGCAAGACGCTGTTCGAGACCGACGCGGTGCGCGCATGGGTCGACGATCGTGCGGGTGAGGACGACGTCGTGATCGTGTCGTTCAAGTCGAAGATGAACACGATCGGCCCGAGCGTGATCGACGGCCTCGTGCAGGCGATCGAACTCGCGGAGAAGGACTACAAGGGCGTGGTGATCTGGCAGCCGACGTCGCTGAAGCTCGGCACGCCGGGCGGCCCGTTCTCGGCCGGCGCGAACCTCGAAGAGGCGATGCCCGCGTTCATGATGGGCGGCGCGAAGGGCATCGAGCCGTTCGTGAAGAAGTTCCAGGAAGGCATGCTGCGCGTGAAGTACGCGAACGTGCCGGTCGTCGCGGCCGTGTCGGGCATCGCGCTCGGCGGCGGGTGCGAGCTGATGCTGCACAGCGCGAAGCGCGTCGTGCACGTCGAGAGCTACATCGGCCTCGTCGAAGTGGGTGTCGGCCTCGTGCCGGCGGGCGGCGGCCTGAAGGAAGCGGCGCTGCGCGCAGCGGACGCCGCGACGGCCGCGAACGCGACCACCGACATCCTGAAGTTCGTCACGAAGTCGTTCGAGAACGCGGCGATGGCGAAGGTCTCGGCCTCCGCGCACGATGCACGCGCGATGGGCTACGTGAAGCCGTCCGACACGATCGTCTTCAACGTGTTCGAACTGCTCGACACCGCGAAGAAGGAAGCGCGCGCGCTGGCCGCCACCGGCTACCGCGCACCGCTGCGTGCGAAGGACGTGCCGGTCGCGGGCCGCTCGGCGATCGCGACGATCAAGGCATCGCTCGTCAACATGCGCGACGGCCGCTTCATCAGCGACCACGACTACCTGATCGCGAGCCGCATCGCCGAAGCCGTGTGCGGCGGCGACGTCGAAGCCGGCAGCCTCGTCGACGAGCAGTGGCTGCTCGCGCTCGAGCGCCGTGCGTTCGTCGAGCTGCTGGGCACGCAGAAGACGCAGGAACGGATCATGGGCATGTTGCAGACCGGCAAGCCGGTGCGTAACTGA
- the aspS gene encoding aspartate--tRNA ligase produces MSMRTEYCGLVTEHLLGQTVSLCGWVQRRRDHGGVIFIDLRDREGLVQVVCDPDRAEMFATAEGVRNEFCVQIKGLVRNRPDGTVNAGLKSGKIEVLCHELNVLNASVTPPFQLDDDNLSETTRLTHRVLDLRRPQMQHNLRLRYRVAIEARKYLDEQGFIDIETPMLTKSTPEGARDYLVPSRVNAGQFFALPQSPQLFKQLLMVANFDRYYQITKCFRDEDLRADRQPEFTQIDCETSFLGEQEIRDLFEDMIRHIFKTTIDVELDAKFPVMPYSEAMARFGSDKPDLRVQLEFTELTDAMKDVDFKVFSTPANAKDGRVAALRVPKGGELSRGDIDGYTEFVRIYGAKGLAWIKVNEKAKGRDGLQSPIVKNLHDASIAAILERTGAEDGDIIFFAADRAKVVNDSLGALRLKIGHSEFGKANGLVQAGWKPLWVVDFPMFEYDDEDARYVAAHHPFTSPKDEHLEYLETDPGRCLAKAYDMVLNGWEIGGGSVRIYQEEVQSKVFRALKIGAEEAQLKFGFLLDALQYGAPPHGGIAFGLDRIVTMMAGADSIRDVIAFPKTQRAQDLLTQAPSPVDERQLRELHIRLRQPEQPKA; encoded by the coding sequence ATGTCGATGCGTACTGAATACTGCGGTCTCGTGACCGAACACCTGCTGGGCCAAACCGTGTCGCTGTGCGGCTGGGTGCAGCGCCGCCGCGATCACGGCGGTGTGATCTTCATCGACCTGCGCGATCGTGAAGGCCTCGTGCAGGTGGTGTGCGACCCGGATCGCGCGGAAATGTTCGCGACCGCCGAAGGCGTGCGCAACGAGTTCTGCGTGCAGATCAAGGGCCTCGTGCGCAACCGTCCGGACGGCACGGTCAACGCCGGCCTGAAGAGCGGCAAGATCGAAGTGCTGTGCCACGAACTGAACGTGCTGAACGCGTCGGTCACGCCGCCGTTCCAGCTCGACGACGACAACCTGTCGGAAACGACGCGCCTCACGCACCGCGTGCTCGACCTGCGCCGCCCGCAGATGCAGCACAACCTGCGCCTGCGCTACCGCGTCGCGATCGAGGCGCGCAAGTACCTCGACGAGCAGGGCTTCATCGACATCGAAACGCCGATGCTGACGAAGAGCACGCCGGAAGGCGCGCGCGACTACCTCGTGCCGTCGCGCGTGAACGCGGGCCAGTTCTTCGCGCTGCCGCAGTCGCCGCAGCTGTTCAAGCAGCTGCTGATGGTCGCGAACTTCGACCGTTACTACCAGATCACCAAGTGCTTCCGCGACGAAGACCTCCGTGCCGACCGTCAGCCGGAATTCACGCAGATCGACTGCGAAACGTCGTTCCTCGGCGAGCAGGAAATCCGTGACCTGTTCGAAGACATGATCCGTCACATCTTCAAGACGACGATCGACGTCGAGCTCGACGCGAAATTCCCGGTGATGCCGTACTCGGAAGCGATGGCGCGTTTCGGTTCGGACAAGCCGGACCTGCGCGTGCAGCTCGAATTCACCGAGCTGACCGACGCGATGAAGGACGTCGACTTCAAGGTGTTCAGCACGCCGGCCAACGCGAAGGACGGCCGGGTCGCGGCGCTGCGCGTGCCGAAGGGCGGCGAGCTGTCGCGCGGCGACATCGACGGCTATACCGAATTCGTGCGCATCTACGGCGCGAAGGGTCTTGCCTGGATCAAGGTCAACGAGAAGGCGAAGGGCCGTGACGGCCTGCAGAGCCCGATCGTCAAGAACCTGCACGACGCATCGATCGCGGCGATCCTCGAGCGCACCGGCGCCGAGGACGGCGACATCATCTTCTTCGCGGCCGATCGCGCGAAGGTCGTCAACGACAGCCTCGGCGCGCTGCGCCTGAAGATCGGCCATTCGGAATTCGGCAAGGCGAACGGTCTGGTCCAGGCCGGCTGGAAGCCGCTGTGGGTCGTCGACTTCCCGATGTTCGAATACGACGACGAAGATGCACGCTACGTCGCGGCTCATCACCCGTTCACGAGCCCGAAGGACGAGCACCTCGAGTACCTCGAGACCGACCCGGGCCGTTGCCTCGCGAAGGCCTACGACATGGTGCTGAATGGCTGGGAAATCGGCGGCGGCTCGGTGCGTATCTATCAGGAGGAAGTGCAGAGCAAGGTGTTCCGTGCGCTGAAGATCGGCGCGGAAGAGGCTCAGCTCAAGTTCGGCTTCCTGCTGGATGCACTGCAGTACGGCGCGCCGCCGCACGGCGGTATCGCGTTCGGTCTCGACCGCATCGTCACGATGATGGCCGGCGCCGATTCGATCCGCGACGTGATCGCGTTCCCGAAGACGCAACGTGCGCAGGATCTGCTCACGCAGGCACCGAGCCCGGTCGACGAGCGTCAGCTGCGCGAACTGCACATCCGCCTGCGTCAGCCGGAACAGCCGAAGGCGTAA
- a CDS encoding acyl-CoA dehydrogenase C-terminal domain-containing protein, translating into MGQYAAPLRDMQFVLHELLNVEAEVKQMPKHADLDADTINQVLEEAGKFCSEVLFPLNQVGDREGCTYEGDGVVKTPTGFKEAYRQYVEAGWPALGCDPDYGGQGLPAFVNNALYEMLNSANQAWTMYPGLSHGAYECLHAHGAPELQKQYLPKLVSGEWTGTMCLTEPHCGTDLGILRTKAEPNGDGSYSISGTKIFISSGEHDMSKNIIHLVLARLPDAPQGTKGISLFIVPKFIPDASGEPGERNGIKCGSIEHKMGIHGNSTCVMNLDNAKGWMVGEPNKGLNAMFVMMNAARLGVGMQGLGLTEVAYQNSLTYAKERLQMRSLTGPKAPDKPADPIIVHPDVRRMLLTQKAYAEGARAFTYWSALQIDKELSHADEAVRKEAADLVALLTPIIKAFLTDNAFESTNHAMQIYGGHGFISEWGMEQYVRDARINMIYEGTNSIQSLDLLGRKVLGDMGAKLKKFGKLVTEFAEAEGVKPEMAEFINPLADIGDKVQKLTMEIGMKAMQNPDEVGAAAVPYLRTVGHLVFSYFWARMARLALDNEASGDPFYKSKLATARFYFARLLPETAATIRAARAGSKTMMEVDESLF; encoded by the coding sequence ATGGGACAGTACGCCGCGCCGCTGCGCGACATGCAATTCGTGTTGCACGAGCTTCTGAACGTCGAAGCCGAAGTCAAGCAAATGCCCAAGCATGCGGACCTCGACGCCGACACGATCAACCAGGTTCTCGAGGAAGCGGGCAAGTTCTGCTCCGAGGTACTGTTCCCGCTGAACCAGGTCGGCGACCGCGAAGGCTGCACGTATGAAGGCGACGGCGTCGTGAAGACCCCGACCGGCTTCAAGGAGGCCTACCGGCAATACGTCGAGGCCGGCTGGCCGGCGCTCGGCTGCGATCCGGACTACGGCGGCCAGGGCCTGCCCGCGTTCGTGAACAACGCGCTCTACGAAATGCTGAACTCGGCGAACCAGGCATGGACGATGTATCCGGGCCTGTCGCACGGCGCGTACGAATGCCTGCACGCGCACGGCGCGCCGGAACTCCAGAAGCAGTACCTGCCGAAGCTCGTGTCGGGCGAATGGACGGGCACGATGTGCCTGACCGAGCCGCACTGCGGCACCGATCTCGGCATCCTGCGCACCAAGGCCGAACCGAACGGCGACGGCTCGTACTCGATCAGCGGCACGAAGATCTTCATCTCGAGCGGCGAGCACGACATGTCGAAGAACATCATCCACCTCGTGCTCGCGCGCCTGCCGGACGCGCCGCAGGGCACGAAGGGGATCTCGCTGTTCATCGTGCCGAAGTTCATTCCGGACGCCTCGGGCGAGCCGGGCGAGCGCAACGGCATCAAGTGCGGCTCGATCGAGCACAAGATGGGCATCCACGGCAACTCGACGTGCGTGATGAACCTCGACAACGCGAAGGGCTGGATGGTCGGCGAGCCGAACAAGGGCCTCAACGCGATGTTCGTGATGATGAACGCCGCGCGTCTGGGCGTCGGCATGCAGGGCCTGGGCCTGACGGAAGTCGCTTACCAGAACTCGCTGACGTACGCGAAGGAACGCCTGCAGATGCGCTCGCTGACGGGCCCGAAGGCACCGGACAAGCCGGCCGACCCGATCATCGTGCACCCCGACGTGCGCCGCATGCTGCTCACGCAGAAGGCCTATGCCGAAGGCGCGCGCGCGTTCACGTACTGGTCCGCGCTGCAGATCGACAAGGAACTGTCGCATGCTGATGAAGCGGTGCGCAAGGAAGCGGCCGATCTCGTCGCGCTGCTCACGCCGATCATCAAGGCGTTCCTGACCGACAACGCGTTCGAGTCGACCAACCACGCGATGCAAATCTACGGCGGCCACGGCTTCATCTCCGAGTGGGGCATGGAGCAGTACGTGCGCGACGCGCGGATCAACATGATCTACGAAGGCACGAACTCGATCCAGTCGCTCGACCTGCTGGGCCGCAAGGTGCTCGGCGACATGGGCGCGAAGCTGAAGAAGTTCGGCAAGCTCGTCACGGAATTCGCGGAAGCCGAAGGCGTGAAGCCGGAGATGGCCGAGTTCATCAACCCGCTCGCCGACATCGGCGACAAGGTGCAGAAGCTGACGATGGAAATCGGCATGAAGGCGATGCAGAACCCCGACGAAGTCGGCGCTGCCGCCGTGCCGTACCTGCGCACCGTCGGCCACCTGGTGTTCTCGTACTTCTGGGCGCGCATGGCGCGTCTCGCCCTCGACAACGAAGCGTCGGGTGATCCGTTCTACAAGTCGAAGCTCGCGACGGCGCGCTTCTACTTCGCGCGCCTGCTGCCCGAAACGGCCGCGACGATCCGCGCCGCGCGCGCCGGTTCGAAGACGATGATGGAAGTCGACGAATCGCTGTTCTGA
- the nudB gene encoding dihydroneopterin triphosphate diphosphatase translates to MTKPPKIPESVLVVIYTPDLDVLVIKRADQPDFWQSVTGSKDALDEPLAVTAAREVAEETGIAIGTADVPASALVDWRHRIEYTIYPQYLHRYAPGVTRNTEHWFGLCVPHRVSVTLSPREHVDHAWLPFREAAARCFSPSNAEAILQLPARVALSRAPHGSSA, encoded by the coding sequence ATGACGAAGCCGCCGAAAATCCCCGAATCCGTTCTTGTCGTGATCTACACGCCCGACCTCGATGTGCTCGTGATCAAGCGTGCCGACCAGCCCGATTTCTGGCAATCGGTGACCGGCTCGAAGGACGCGCTCGACGAGCCGCTCGCGGTCACCGCCGCGCGCGAAGTGGCCGAGGAAACCGGCATCGCGATCGGCACGGCGGATGTGCCGGCCAGCGCGCTCGTCGACTGGCGCCACCGGATCGAGTACACGATCTATCCGCAATACCTGCACCGCTATGCACCGGGCGTCACGCGCAACACCGAGCACTGGTTCGGACTGTGCGTGCCGCATCGCGTCAGCGTGACGCTGTCGCCGCGCGAGCACGTCGACCATGCGTGGCTGCCGTTCCGCGAGGCCGCCGCGCGCTGCTTCTCGCCGTCGAATGCCGAGGCGATCCTGCAATTGCCCGCGCGCGTGGCACTCTCGCGCGCGCCGCACGGCTCGTCCGCATGA
- a CDS encoding TetR/AcrR family transcriptional regulator: MRKGEQTRAAILEAALDLASRDGLEGLTIGLLAERMQMSKSGVFAHFGSREDLQVEVVREYHHRFENEVFFPSLREPRGLPRLRAMLARWTEKRIQEVTTGCIYISGAVEYDDRPDSPVREQLIASVTAWRAAMLRAISQAKEEGHLRADTDPDLMLFELYSFTLGLHHDARFLHSPDAVRLTWAALEKTIVSYQSESR, translated from the coding sequence ATGCGAAAAGGCGAACAGACGCGTGCCGCGATACTTGAAGCTGCTTTGGATCTCGCCAGCCGTGACGGGCTGGAGGGGCTGACGATCGGCCTGCTGGCCGAGCGCATGCAGATGAGCAAGAGCGGCGTGTTCGCGCACTTCGGATCGCGCGAGGACCTGCAGGTCGAGGTCGTCCGCGAGTATCACCATCGTTTCGAGAACGAGGTGTTCTTTCCGAGCCTGCGCGAGCCGCGAGGCTTGCCGCGCCTTCGGGCGATGCTGGCCCGCTGGACGGAGAAGCGCATCCAGGAGGTGACGACGGGATGCATCTACATCAGCGGTGCGGTCGAGTACGACGACCGGCCTGACAGCCCCGTGCGCGAGCAGTTGATCGCGAGCGTGACGGCCTGGCGTGCCGCGATGCTGCGTGCCATTTCGCAGGCGAAGGAAGAAGGCCATCTGCGTGCGGATACCGATCCGGACCTGATGCTCTTCGAGTTGTACAGCTTCACGCTCGGCCTGCATCACGACGCACGTTTCCTGCATTCGCCGGATGCCGTGCGCCTCACGTGGGCCGCGCTGGAAAAGACGATTGTTTCGTATCAGAGCGAGAGCCGTTAG
- a CDS encoding acetyl-CoA C-acyltransferase: protein MSKQLQDAYIVAASRTPIGKAPRGVFKNTRPDELLVHAIKSAVAQVPGFDTKLIEDAIIGCAIPEAEQGLNVARMGALLAGLPQTVGGVTVNRFCASGITALAMAADRIRVGESDAIFAGGCESMSMVPMMGNKPSMSPHIFDRNEDFGIAYGMGLTAERVAEQWKVSREDQDAFSVESHRKALAAQQAGEFNDEIAAYTITERFPNLASGEVDVKTREIVLDEGPRADTSLEGLAKLRTVFANKGSVTAGNSSQTSDGAGALLVVSEKVLKAFNLTPLARFVSFAVRGVPPEIMGIGPKEAIPAALKAAGLKQDDLDWIELNEAFAAQSLAVIRDLGLDPSKVNPMGGAIALGHPLGATGAIRAATVVHGLRRRNLKYGMVTMCVGTGMGAAGIIERL, encoded by the coding sequence ATGAGCAAACAATTGCAAGACGCATACATCGTCGCCGCCAGCCGCACGCCGATCGGCAAGGCCCCGCGCGGTGTCTTCAAGAACACGCGCCCGGACGAGCTGCTGGTCCACGCGATCAAGTCGGCGGTTGCGCAGGTGCCGGGCTTCGACACGAAGCTGATCGAGGACGCGATCATCGGCTGCGCGATTCCGGAAGCCGAGCAGGGCCTGAACGTCGCGCGGATGGGCGCGCTGCTCGCGGGCCTGCCGCAGACGGTCGGCGGCGTGACGGTCAACCGCTTCTGCGCGTCGGGCATCACAGCGCTCGCGATGGCGGCCGACCGCATCCGCGTCGGCGAATCGGACGCGATCTTCGCGGGCGGCTGCGAATCGATGAGCATGGTGCCGATGATGGGCAACAAGCCGTCGATGTCGCCGCACATCTTCGATCGCAATGAAGACTTCGGCATCGCATACGGGATGGGCCTGACGGCCGAGCGCGTCGCCGAGCAGTGGAAGGTGAGCCGCGAAGACCAGGACGCGTTCTCGGTCGAGTCGCACCGCAAGGCGCTTGCCGCGCAGCAGGCCGGCGAGTTCAACGACGAGATCGCCGCGTACACGATCACCGAGCGTTTCCCGAACCTCGCGTCCGGCGAAGTCGACGTGAAGACGCGCGAGATCGTGCTCGACGAAGGTCCGCGCGCGGATACGTCGCTCGAAGGCCTCGCGAAGCTGCGCACGGTATTCGCGAACAAGGGCTCGGTCACGGCCGGCAACAGCTCGCAGACGTCGGACGGCGCGGGTGCGCTGCTGGTCGTGTCGGAGAAGGTGCTGAAGGCATTCAACCTGACGCCGCTCGCGCGCTTCGTGAGCTTCGCGGTGCGAGGCGTGCCGCCGGAAATCATGGGCATCGGCCCGAAGGAAGCGATTCCGGCCGCGCTGAAGGCCGCCGGCCTGAAGCAGGACGATCTCGACTGGATCGAGCTGAACGAAGCGTTCGCCGCGCAGTCGCTGGCGGTGATCCGCGATCTCGGCCTCGACCCGTCGAAGGTCAACCCGATGGGCGGTGCGATCGCACTCGGCCACCCGCTCGGCGCGACCGGCGCGATCCGCGCGGCGACCGTCGTGCACGGCCTGCGCCGCCGTAACCTCAAGTACGGGATGGTCACGATGTGCGTCGGCACCGGCATGGGCGCCGCGGGCATCATCGAACGCCTGTAA